The stretch of DNA TACATTGAAATCCCTTCCTTTAGTTacgtgaaaataaaaaataaccttcTCAACCTGGATGCAGTGTGGAGCTGGGTCTTCTTTATTTGGCACCAAATCCCCCGGCGGCCGATGTCTTTGGAGGGTGAAGCGCTTTCCCCGTCTCGCTGCCGGAGATCACAGGCTCCCCCCGTCTACAAAACTAACTAAAGAAGCCGAACATCTTCTGATTTGGTGGCTGCCTTATGCTCTGTGGAAAGTTAATTGTATGTATTTGATATACACATACACCGCCGCATTTCTAAGGGGCTTTTTCATTcactcattcattcattcagctGCAGTAATTACAGCGTGTGGACTGCGTGTCACTGATAATTGTGAAAGGCTGGCTGTGAGCCGGCACAGCTCGCGCAGAGGGTGCTGGTTTCGGCCTTCCCAACGGACCCGCTGTATTTTTGGCCGGGGCCGCCATTAGCACACAGCGCTGATTAGCTTTTCGTTAGCAAAACCCCATTAAAATTGCACCTCGGGAAGGAAACCGGCTGTTTTATTTGTGCGCGGGGTCAAAATTAGCAAGAAGACCACTCGTCAAATCTCCTTCAGCATTTCCTCCAGCAGAAGATGTTAGCGTTTCCTATCTGCGCCTGATTTAGGCCCAAAAATTTAAGCCGAGGGGCGATGCCAGCGCGGGCCCAGCGGGACCCGGAACCAAAGAGCGGATCCCGGAACCAAAGGGCGCGGCCCGGTTGCCGGCCGGCCCCGCGCGCGGCGGCCGGaagcggggggaggcgggcgcgGAGACGGAGGCGGGTGCCCCgctcggggccggcggggccgggcccggccgcggtgagtccctccctccctcttcttaCCTGGCGCCGGGCCGTCTGAGGGCACCGGGGGGGCGGTGGCACcctccggcggggcgggggggccgctaAAGAGGCGGACATGCGGGGGCCCTGCTTTTAAAGGGGCCGCGCCTTGCGCCCAGCTCTTAAAGGGCCAGTGCACGGAGTACTGAGCTCTTGAAGGGTCAGCACACCGCGTGCTGAGCTCCCGAAGGGCCAGTGCACGTTGCGCAGGTTCTTAAAGGGTCTGCGCGCCTTTTGCTGAGCTCTTAAAGGGCCAGCACACCTTTTGCTGAGGTCTTAAAGGGCCAGCACGGCGCAGACTCCCAGTGTTGGGGCGAGAGGGGCCGCCCCGGCTGTGGAGGCCCGGGGCCACCCGCCAAGAGCCAGGCCTGGGCCAagctgggtgggcaggaggagCCGCCCTACTGTGGCCACGAACCTGGTGGCAGGGGGGAGGCGAGACCCAAGCTTTGGGGCACAGCCAGCTCAGGGTGCTGCCGCGGTGGATTTGGGGCTCATctctgccctgcagcatccccccggACTCACCGGGACGCTCCTGTCTGTACCCAACTCCACACCTGCTGACCCCATTGCCACGGCTGTAGAAGAGTGTGTCCTGCGGGCATGTCCACAGAGGGAGCGGGCACGGGACCCAGATGCCATCCCACCGGCCAGGCCCTGGTGCGAGGGACGGCTGCTGGGTGCGTGTTGAAGGACTCTTATCAGAAACTTCCCTGCATGTCCttaattgttgtgggttttttttttttgtctgattgaAATTTCCGTTTGGAAATCAGTTAAAGGTCTGATTCACTTGGGAGTGAGTCGCCACTTGGGAACGTCGAGGTGGTAAACATGCAATTAATTAAATGCAGTAGTTGGAAGGTGGCTGTGAGAAAGCATTTCCCAGGTAGTGCTCTGCTGATGgtgccagtttgttttttaaattaatgagagCATATATCATGCCGTCTCTGGCCtgtggctgctggcagctggtTGGGCTGATGGACGGGGATGCCAGCTCAATGCATAATCtgttttctaaaagcaaattGGAATATTAAAAATTCATTCTTCCCCTTGGCTTGCTCCTGCTCTTGGCATTTTAAATAATGGGGTGATTGACTCCGTGTTCGGCTTGGGGAGGACATTTTATTCTGCTGACTGTCACTGCAGCATTGATCACACCTTGCCAGCATCTGTCTGCGGGTGCAGTGTCCTCCCGATGGCTCCCAGCCCCGGGGTTGGCCCGTGGCTGCCggggggtggccatggggcatGGTGTTGCCTGCAAATGCACCTCAGGCCCCTCAGCACCTGCCCACAGTGGGAATCAGCCCGATTCTCTCCTACATCATCTCTCACATCTAGGGACAAACATGAGAAGCGCGGGGAAAACCTGGTGGAAGTTTTTCCTGGTGGAAAACCTGCTGTGGGGTGGTTGTCTCGAGGCGGACGAGGGCTGCCCAGGGATGGCAGTGCTGTCCTTGTACGGTCCCAGCTCCCCACTGCGGGCTTCATTTTGTGGGTTAGTGAAATTCAGTTTGGCCACGGCTGTGTGATGGGTAACCCCAACCTACCCCTGCACGTCGGGAGCTCAGCGAGAGCAGAGAGGGAGTTTGACAGGAGCAGGTCTTCCAGGGCTGATTGGCTCAGGGTTGGATTTAAGGTTTTTGGACACGTTGCCACTGAGCGAGGGTATTTTCCCCCATAGTGCTGATGTAACCTGTTCCCTCCAGGGGCTGATGCACGATGGCCCACAGCCAGTCTCGGAAGCGATCGCGAAGCAGGAGCAAAAGCAATTCTCGGAGCagacaggagaggaaggagaagaaaaggaggaaaagcagcaaggaCTCACACCGGGGCAGCAGCTCTCCTCCGAGGAAGCGGACCTCTGGGTCTCACAGACACAAGTCAAGCTCAGCGGCAGCTAAGGAAGGTAGGGGAAAGGCCTGCGACCCTGCACTTCCACCAGATTTCCCTGGGCAGATGCACAGAGAGGGCTCAGAGGGTCCCtgtttttagattaaaaaaggCAGCTGTTGCCTTGCTGTGCACTTTGTGCCCACGTTAGTTTCATTCTGACAAGTGCGGAGCCCTACAGCCCCTCCGCATGCTGGTCGGGCAAGATGGCACCACATGCTGTGATGTGTTAAAGGTATTGGCACAGAGGGGTCTTTGCACTGGCGTTTGGGGGCTTTGCTCTTCAGGCAAGAAAGAAACCAGGCTGGGAGGGGGATGACCAGCTGCCGTGGGGCCAGAGCTGCTCCACTCAACCTCTTATGTATTgcagaaaagaagaaggaaggaaaggacaaaaagaagaggaaggcaaGTACCTCTTCCTCTGAGACAGCatcttcatccaccagttcctcgtcttcctcttcctccagctcctcttctGATGACTCCAGTGACAGTGACTCCAAAACGAAGAAGAGTCGACACAGCAAAAAAAAGcgagagaaacagaaagacaaaaagaagaagaagaagaagaaacgaataaagaagaaatcaaaaaagaagtcaaaggaAAGGGCtaaggaggagaaagacaagggAGAAGTGATGCCTGGCCCCTCGCTGGAGCAGTGGCAGAAGGAATCACTGGTGGACTCCGGACCAGGTAACGATGGCGTTTCCCTCCTGCTGAAGCCAGGGCATACAAGTCTCGCACTGGGGAAAGACACCCACATGTCTCCCTGGGACCCAGGTGAGGTGTCTGAGGGAAGCAGGGCTGCGTACAGGGAGGAGCTCCAGACTCTCCTCCCTCCTACGTACCATGTCCGCCTGTGAGCCACACCAATAAACAGAGAGAGCCACATTCAGAGAttaatttctgaagtgtttaGATAGAGTTTATAGATGTTAGTGGGGAACAAAGATGCCAAATGGAAGGTCATGGTCAGCAGTAACACACCGGCAAAGCTGGTGCCGGTTTTGGGCCATGAAGTGGCCCTTCCTTTGCATGGTTCATCACTGAACCCCGGGTACTGCCAGGAAACTGGTGCGGGGTTTGTGTCTGTTCACTGCGGGTGCGGTTCTGTGTCCCTTGGCCAGGAACCGCCCCCCCCAGCACGGCTCTGACTAACTGATGCATTCCAGTTTTAACAGATGAACAAAAATCCCGAATCCAGGCTATGAAACCGATGACAAAGGAAGAATGGGACGCGAGGCAGAGTGTCATAAGGAGAGTCGTGGATCCCGAAACAGGGAGAACCAGGTATGATCCATGGAAAAAGGGAGACAGGTTGTCCGTCCCTATCCATGTTGTGTGGGTTGGAGTGCTGGAGGATGCTGCTCCACAGCACTGCAGTACCGTGCATGGGCCCAGGTCCCCTTCAGTAGCAAAGGCCTGAGCCGCTCCCTTGCACGTCCTCTCCCATCAGACCTGGTGTTACTTACCCAGAAAGTGACATGTTTGACGCTAAATTACCAAATTGTGCTGGGGCTCCATCCAAGGGGCACTGGTCTGtgtcccagccagcagctgtggGATGCAGACACCAGAGCACCCTGCTGCCCAAGGCAGGTTTGTTCCTTGTACTGTGAAGGGTTCCGCTTCTTCCCATTAAATGGGACTCTGCAACTGGGGGCAGAACAGGCACCGGAGGTATGACTGGCACCTCCTCACCCCGCTGCTTCAGGCACTTGCCTTTCAGCTCCGAAGCACACACGCTCTCAGCCCCGGTTAACATCTGGGTGCAAGTGAGGAGGGAGTGTGTGCACCCCTTGGGGTTACAGGCAACAATCAAACCAAAGTCCGTTTAGCTGCCAAATAGAAATGacccatttttttttataaactgcaaGCAGAAAACATGTTGCTGAAGAGAATTGGGTATGACAAGTCCAGTTTTAAAATAGAAGGCAGCCTGCAGGGCTCAGGGAGGTGTGGAACAAAGGTCGGTTCCCCGTGAGGCACGTAATGAAGACAATTAAATTTCTGTTCATGTTTGGAGGTTTGAGCTGCCTCCGACACCGCTTGGAATTTGCTCGGCAAGGTGCTCCCCGGTCTGGCTGCCTTTCAGGCCCAAACTGGCTCCTGTTTCTGAATGTCTCTGCAGTGTTCTGGGGCAGCCAGGACCAGACCTAAACTTGGTGTGAAAAAAAGCATGAGGTTTTGCAGAGTTTGGGGTCACTGCTGTTGCCAGCGAAGCCTCTGCAGATGGTGGGGTGGCAGGAGATGCTTTTGTTACAAGTTTTTTCTCCCGCTGTGTGCAAGCGTGACTAGCTCTGCACACAGCAGACATGCCCACAGCCTGGGACAGCTGGCCCATGCAGGGGGATGCTGATTTCTCAGGGGACCACACCTGTCCTTGCTGTGGCGTGGTGACATTAATCCCACAGGAGCAATGGAAAAGTCTGCCATGCTATTTAAGCtagaaaaagccagaaaaggTCACATAATGCAACTTCAAGGGTAGGTCCTTGCTGGCCTTGCCTAGAGGTGCATCAGCCCAGCACCTGGTCCCGGGCGTGCTGTGAGGGAGCTGGTGGCTGCGTGCCTGAGCTGGGGCACAACAGGAGCCCTCGGGGTGGGGAGTCGGCACCTTCTCCAGCTGGAAAATAGCATTGCTGGTAGGAACTTGCCAGTAGCCCTCACAGCTTGTGGCCCTGTGCTTGTCTTCCAGGCTTATTAAGGGAGACGGAGAAGTACTAGAAGAAATCGTCAGCAAGGAGAGACACAAGGAGATTAACAAGGTAGTGGGGGCTTGCCGCCAgcaggaggtgctggtgggtgggCGCAGGTGGGGAGCTGCTGCACCCAGAGGTGTTGTCTTGCCTCCCTGGGGACCCCACCAACTCTACCAGGGCAAGCCGagccctggcagctctgcaggggcCCCTGCGGGTGGGTGCTGGTGGTCCTTCACCCTTGGGCAGGTGGTGCTGTGAGTGCCCGTGTCTCTCCCTTTGCAGCAAGCCACCCGGGGGGACGGGCTGGCCTTCCAGGCAAGGACGGGGATGCTGCAGTGAGCGTGCGGGTGCCAGCCATGCCAGgagcctgccctgctgccggcGTCAGCCCAGGTGCGAGCCTCTGCCTCTGGACCACG from Rissa tridactyla isolate bRisTri1 chromosome 13, bRisTri1.patW.cur.20221130, whole genome shotgun sequence encodes:
- the ARL6IP4 gene encoding ADP-ribosylation factor-like protein 6-interacting protein 4 isoform X1, producing MAHSQSRKRSRSRSKSNSRSRQERKEKKRRKSSKDSHRGSSSPPRKRTSGSHRHKSSSAAAKEEKKKEGKDKKKRKASTSSSETASSSTSSSSSSSSSSSSDDSSDSDSKTKKSRHSKKKREKQKDKKKKKKKKRIKKKSKKKSKERAKEEKDKGEVMPGPSLEQWQKESLVDSGPVLTDEQKSRIQAMKPMTKEEWDARQSVIRRVVDPETGRTRLIKGDGEVLEEIVSKERHKEINKQATRGDGLAFQARTGMLQ
- the ARL6IP4 gene encoding ADP-ribosylation factor-like protein 6-interacting protein 4 isoform X2 — protein: MAHSQSRKRSRSRSKSNSRSRQERKEKKRRKSSKDSHRGSSSPPRKRTSGSHRHKSSSAAAKEEKKKEGKDKKKRKASTSSSETASSSTSSSSSSSSSSSSDDSSDSDSKTKKSRHSKKKREKQKDKKKKKKKKRIKKKSKKKSKERAKEEKDKGEVMPGPSLEQWQKESLVDSGPDEQKSRIQAMKPMTKEEWDARQSVIRRVVDPETGRTRLIKGDGEVLEEIVSKERHKEINKQATRGDGLAFQARTGMLQ